The Methylomarinum vadi genome has a window encoding:
- a CDS encoding MarR family winged helix-turn-helix transcriptional regulator, producing the protein MQKTDIYEFIECMAALIRTEERRKCTELGLQPVHFQLLNYLARCNKYSDTPAATANFLGMTRGTVSQSIIILEKKGYIEKKQDIADKRVVHLSLLPKGKEILQEARPSELFEKAVTIFNSDIPSMSGDKIFAHALTALQKANNSHSFGMCKTCKHFSTKNGGFFCQLTQEKLTSEDSEKICQEHTPQ; encoded by the coding sequence ATGCAAAAAACTGATATTTATGAATTTATCGAATGCATGGCCGCGCTGATTCGCACCGAGGAGCGCCGTAAGTGCACCGAATTAGGCCTACAACCGGTTCATTTCCAGTTGTTGAATTATCTTGCCCGCTGCAATAAATATAGCGACACGCCCGCCGCGACCGCCAATTTTCTGGGCATGACCCGTGGCACCGTATCGCAGTCAATCATTATTCTGGAAAAGAAAGGCTATATCGAAAAAAAACAAGATATAGCCGACAAGCGGGTTGTTCATCTTTCCCTGCTGCCGAAAGGAAAAGAAATTTTGCAGGAAGCCAGGCCCTCCGAATTGTTCGAAAAAGCCGTGACAATTTTCAATAGCGACATACCCAGCATGAGCGGTGATAAAATCTTTGCCCATGCTTTGACGGCCTTGCAGAAAGCCAATAATTCCCACAGCTTCGGCATGTGCAAAACGTGCAAACATTTCAGCACGAAAAACGGTGGTTTTTTCTGTCAATTGACCCAAGAAAAGCTTACTTCCGAAGACAGTGAAAAAATATGTCAAGAACATACCCCGCAATAA
- the pdxA gene encoding 4-hydroxythreonine-4-phosphate dehydrogenase PdxA, which translates to MTIHRIALTAGEPAGIGPDLCIQLAQQEHDCEIVVFGDPDLISQRAAQINLPITLKDFGSTAPATPRRPGNLSVFPIALAEPCQAGRLNPSNSRYVLQTIEQATRECLQGRFDAIVTAPVHKAVINEAGIPFSGHTEFIAAITGGHPVMMLATPGLRVALATTHLPLAAVSKAIDADLLTQVITIMDTDLRRRFAIASPRILICGLNPHAGENGHLGREEIEIIEPVISQLRSQGLNLSGPLPADTIFTPKYLQQADAILAMYHDQGLPVLKHIGFGQAVNITLGLPIIRTSVDHGTALELAATGKAEAGSLHYAIATALTMATGKRH; encoded by the coding sequence ATGACCATTCATCGCATCGCGCTGACTGCCGGAGAACCGGCCGGTATAGGCCCAGACCTTTGCATTCAATTGGCACAACAGGAACACGATTGCGAAATCGTGGTGTTCGGCGATCCCGACTTAATTTCGCAACGGGCCGCACAAATCAATCTGCCGATTACCTTAAAAGATTTCGGCAGCACCGCTCCGGCAACACCGCGACGCCCCGGGAATCTGTCAGTTTTCCCCATCGCCTTGGCCGAACCTTGTCAAGCAGGACGGTTAAATCCGAGCAACAGCCGCTATGTCTTGCAAACAATCGAGCAAGCAACCCGGGAATGTTTACAGGGACGCTTCGATGCCATCGTAACGGCGCCGGTGCACAAGGCCGTGATCAACGAAGCCGGCATCCCGTTTAGCGGGCATACCGAATTTATCGCCGCGATTACCGGTGGACACCCCGTGATGATGCTGGCGACGCCCGGCCTTAGAGTCGCGTTGGCAACCACGCACTTACCACTAGCCGCCGTCAGCAAGGCCATCGATGCGGATCTGCTAACACAGGTCATTACTATAATGGACACCGACTTGCGTCGGCGTTTCGCCATCGCCAGCCCCCGTATTTTGATTTGCGGACTGAATCCGCATGCCGGCGAAAACGGTCATTTAGGGCGGGAGGAAATCGAAATCATCGAACCGGTCATCAGCCAACTCAGATCTCAAGGCTTGAACCTTTCCGGCCCATTGCCGGCCGATACCATTTTTACTCCGAAATATTTGCAGCAGGCCGACGCCATCCTGGCAATGTATCACGACCAGGGTTTGCCGGTACTCAAACATATCGGTTTTGGTCAAGCAGTCAACATCACATTGGGACTGCCGATCATCCGCACTTCGGTAGACCACGGCACCGCATTGGAACTAGCCGCTACCGGCAAGGCCGAAGCCGGTAGCCTGCACTATGCAATTGCAACGGCATTAACCATGGCGACAGGAAAAAGACATTAA
- the rsmA gene encoding 16S rRNA (adenine(1518)-N(6)/adenine(1519)-N(6))-dimethyltransferase RsmA: protein MAHKARKRFGQNFLQDHNIISNILSHIQLDENQHWVEIGPGLGALTEPLLQEKVKLDIIELDRDLVAYLSEKFKNYDNLTIHSADALNFDFSTLTSNDEKLRIIGNLPYNISTPLMFHLLDSSAQIEDMHFMLQKEVVDRICAEPGSKKYGRLSVMMQYFCETEFLFEVPPESFDPAPKVMSAIVRLQPYTKPIVSVYNFKTLNDVVTQAFSQRRKTIRNSLGKLISEAQIAALGIDPNLRAESLTLTEFAELSNLVVQQSMSL from the coding sequence ATGGCACACAAAGCCCGTAAACGTTTCGGTCAGAATTTTCTGCAAGACCACAATATCATCAGCAACATTCTTTCCCATATTCAGCTCGATGAAAACCAACACTGGGTGGAAATCGGCCCCGGCCTGGGCGCCCTGACCGAGCCGCTATTACAGGAAAAGGTCAAATTGGATATCATCGAGCTGGACCGGGATCTGGTCGCTTATCTGTCGGAAAAATTTAAAAACTACGACAATTTAACCATCCACAGCGCCGATGCTCTCAATTTCGATTTTTCGACACTGACGTCAAACGACGAAAAACTGCGCATCATCGGCAACCTGCCCTACAATATTTCCACCCCCCTGATGTTCCATTTATTGGACAGCAGCGCACAAATCGAAGATATGCACTTCATGCTGCAAAAGGAAGTCGTCGATAGAATCTGCGCCGAACCCGGCAGCAAGAAATACGGCCGTTTGAGTGTCATGATGCAATATTTTTGCGAAACCGAATTCTTGTTCGAGGTGCCGCCGGAAAGTTTCGACCCGGCGCCAAAGGTGATGTCGGCCATTGTCAGATTACAACCATATACAAAACCGATCGTTTCGGTATACAATTTTAAAACTTTAAATGACGTCGTAACCCAGGCTTTTTCCCAGCGCCGCAAAACAATCCGCAATTCTCTGGGGAAATTGATCAGCGAAGCACAAATAGCAGCCTTGGGAATCGACCCCAACCTTAGGGCGGAATCTCTCACCTTGACCGAGTTCGCCGAACTCAGCAATCTTGTTGTCCAACAAAGCATGTCGCTCTGA
- a CDS encoding CDP-alcohol phosphatidyltransferase family protein — protein sequence MPLHLSEIHPRLTLPNLLTGSRFLFAPCLLWLAWFGHGQAFLILLALTFFTDALDGLAARLTNQVTQFGAQLDSWADLITYLTVGFGTWWLWRDIVHREDIYVYVIIACFLIPLAYSYLKFGKSTSYHTWLAKLSAVSVAIAIYPLFLADISWPFRLTVFIYVITAIEQIAITTILSKPYSNVRSIFQLIQNHGKP from the coding sequence ATGCCGCTTCATCTGAGCGAAATACATCCCCGCCTGACACTGCCGAATCTGTTAACCGGCAGTCGTTTTTTATTCGCGCCTTGCTTGTTATGGTTGGCATGGTTTGGTCATGGTCAAGCCTTTCTGATCCTGCTAGCCTTGACTTTTTTCACCGACGCCCTGGATGGCTTGGCCGCGCGCTTGACCAATCAGGTCACACAGTTCGGCGCCCAATTGGACAGTTGGGCCGATCTCATCACTTATTTGACCGTCGGCTTCGGCACCTGGTGGTTATGGCGCGATATCGTTCATCGGGAAGATATTTACGTTTATGTAATCATTGCCTGTTTTCTGATACCGCTAGCCTACAGTTATCTTAAATTCGGCAAATCCACCAGCTACCATACCTGGCTGGCCAAGCTTTCCGCTGTATCCGTGGCCATTGCAATCTATCCGTTGTTTCTGGCCGATATTTCCTGGCCATTTCGCCTGACCGTATTTATCTACGTTATCACCGCAATAGAACAGATTGCGATCACCACCATACTATCCAAGCCGTACAGCAACGTCCGGTCAATATTTCAACTCATTCAAAATCACGGCAAACCATGA
- a CDS encoding metalloregulator ArsR/SmtB family transcription factor, with amino-acid sequence MLTPSLFFKCLSDDTRLRCVTLLQQEGKLCVCELTAALDLSQPKISRHLAQLRQYGLLLDSREGQWFFYQINPRLPTWAYPLLKQALSAVRDSSQFQADFQRLQHMENRPDNSLCC; translated from the coding sequence ATGCTGACCCCCTCTTTATTTTTCAAATGCTTGTCCGATGACACACGTTTGCGTTGCGTGACTTTACTGCAGCAAGAGGGCAAGCTTTGTGTGTGCGAATTGACGGCGGCGCTGGACTTATCCCAACCGAAAATTTCCCGGCATCTGGCGCAATTGCGCCAATACGGCCTGCTTTTGGATAGCCGCGAGGGCCAATGGTTTTTTTACCAGATCAATCCCCGTCTGCCAACATGGGCTTATCCATTATTGAAGCAAGCCTTATCCGCTGTCCGGGACAGCAGCCAATTTCAGGCTGATTTTCAGCGCTTACAGCACATGGAAAATCGTCCCGATAACAGCCTATGCTGTTGA
- a CDS encoding ArsI/CadI family heavy metal resistance metalloenzyme — protein sequence MKRLHIHLAVEDLEQNIDFYSTLFGCRPTVQHEDYAKWMLDDPRVNFAISNRSKRLGLDHLGIQAENEEELHAIKHQLDATQAPIEEQNGAACCYARSDKYWITDPQGIAWESFHSLSEIPTFNDSQATSDGENPFTCRPAASKSSSCCG from the coding sequence ATGAAACGACTACACATCCATCTTGCCGTCGAAGACCTCGAACAAAACATCGACTTTTATAGCACGCTGTTTGGTTGCCGACCGACAGTACAACACGAAGACTATGCCAAATGGATGCTGGACGATCCTCGCGTCAATTTTGCGATTTCCAACCGCAGCAAACGCCTAGGGCTCGATCATCTCGGTATCCAGGCCGAAAACGAGGAAGAATTGCACGCCATCAAACACCAATTGGATGCCACGCAAGCGCCGATCGAGGAGCAGAACGGAGCAGCTTGCTGTTATGCGCGTTCCGATAAATACTGGATCACCGACCCGCAAGGCATCGCCTGGGAATCCTTCCATTCTTTGAGCGAGATACCGACTTTCAACGATAGTCAAGCCACATCTGACGGGGAAAACCCTTTTACTTGCCGTCCTGCCGCAAGCAAGTCTTCATCCTGCTGTGGTTAA
- a CDS encoding arsenate reductase ArsC: MLNVFVICTGNSCRSVMGEALFNHLGQGRIQAFSAGSHPIGRINQGALATLKRHGLPTEGYQSQSWEDFEDQKMDIVITVCDNAHGETCPVYLTKAVRAHWGVADPGHVEGTEEEKIAAFEQTFATLKLRVEKMLELPLERMSADELSAKLNEIGRLSA, from the coding sequence TTGTTAAACGTATTCGTGATTTGCACCGGCAACTCCTGCCGCAGCGTGATGGGTGAAGCCCTGTTCAATCATCTCGGCCAAGGCCGCATCCAAGCCTTTTCCGCCGGTAGCCATCCGATCGGACGAATCAATCAAGGAGCCTTGGCGACTTTAAAGCGACATGGACTGCCGACAGAAGGCTACCAAAGCCAGTCCTGGGAAGATTTCGAAGACCAGAAAATGGATATCGTCATTACCGTCTGCGACAACGCCCACGGGGAAACCTGTCCGGTCTACCTAACCAAGGCAGTGCGAGCGCATTGGGGCGTTGCCGATCCCGGGCATGTCGAAGGAACCGAAGAGGAAAAGATCGCCGCGTTCGAGCAAACCTTCGCCACGCTGAAATTACGCGTCGAAAAAATGCTGGAACTGCCTTTGGAAAGGATGTCTGCCGATGAGTTAAGCGCCAAGTTGAACGAGATTGGCCGATTATCCGCATAA
- the arsB gene encoding ACR3 family arsenite efflux transporter encodes MTEKSRDMGFFERYLTLWVALCIAAGIALGAVAPEFAETLDGLSIDVNGAPVVSIPIAICLFFMMYPIMVKIDFAEVVKAGKSIKPVSLTLFINWAVKPFTMYGIALLFLGTLFQGLIGADAVDLVKMPFGLDLPIGSGYGSGTVVMHDGIKMLEVPLWRSYLAGCILLGVAPCTAMVLVWGHLAHGNAGHTLVMVAINSLVMLLLYGVIGGFLLGVGQLPVPWQALLLSIGIYVALPLLAGYYSRKWIIAHKGTAWFEQKFLHILTPITIIALLLTLVLLFSFKGDVITANPLTILWIAIPLAIQTVFIFVITYFLAKLWGLSYENAAPSALIGASNHFEVAIATAVMLFGLSSGAALATVVGVLIEVPLMLALVALCKKTSRWF; translated from the coding sequence ATGACTGAAAAAAGCCGCGATATGGGCTTCTTCGAACGCTACCTGACTTTATGGGTGGCCCTATGCATCGCCGCCGGCATTGCCCTCGGGGCGGTCGCGCCGGAATTTGCGGAAACGCTGGACGGCCTGAGCATCGATGTCAACGGCGCGCCGGTCGTTTCGATCCCGATTGCCATTTGCCTGTTCTTCATGATGTACCCGATCATGGTGAAGATCGACTTTGCCGAAGTCGTCAAGGCCGGCAAGAGCATCAAACCGGTTTCGCTGACCTTGTTCATCAACTGGGCGGTCAAGCCGTTTACGATGTACGGCATCGCCTTGCTATTTTTAGGCACTTTGTTTCAAGGGCTCATCGGAGCCGATGCGGTGGATCTGGTCAAAATGCCGTTTGGCCTGGATTTGCCGATCGGCAGCGGCTATGGCTCCGGAACGGTGGTCATGCATGACGGCATAAAGATGCTGGAAGTACCGCTGTGGCGCAGTTATCTGGCCGGCTGCATCCTATTGGGCGTGGCACCCTGCACCGCAATGGTGCTGGTTTGGGGCCACCTGGCCCACGGCAATGCCGGCCACACGCTGGTCATGGTCGCGATCAATTCGCTGGTCATGTTGTTATTGTATGGCGTCATCGGTGGCTTTTTGCTCGGCGTCGGCCAATTGCCGGTGCCCTGGCAAGCCTTGTTATTGTCGATCGGCATCTATGTCGCCTTGCCGTTGCTGGCCGGTTATTATTCCCGCAAATGGATCATCGCCCACAAGGGCACGGCCTGGTTCGAACAGAAGTTCCTGCATATTCTGACGCCGATCACCATCATCGCGTTGCTGCTGACCTTGGTATTGCTATTTTCCTTCAAAGGGGACGTGATCACGGCGAATCCGTTAACGATTCTGTGGATTGCGATACCCTTGGCGATTCAAACCGTTTTTATCTTCGTCATCACCTATTTTTTGGCCAAGCTTTGGGGACTTTCCTATGAAAACGCCGCTCCGTCGGCTTTGATCGGCGCTTCCAATCATTTCGAGGTAGCGATCGCGACGGCGGTAATGCTATTCGGTTTGTCGTCCGGCGCAGCCTTGGCGACCGTGGTCGGCGTGCTGATCGAAGTGCCGTTGATGCTGGCACTCGTGGCATTGTGCAAAAAAACCAGCCGCTGGTTTTGA
- a CDS encoding RelA/SpoT family protein: MKKNNIELDDLMEHFSAANQLLIRQAMTLVGEVARPKLCRRPRGADVASILAGFHVDAETIMAAVLSDPVFNEARPDFDFAARFGETVAALVHDVNWLNRQKVYSTEMAEQPNQAEILRRMLFSVIKDVRAVLIKLAYRIQRLRNIAGEDYEIRRYIARETLDIYAPIANRLGVSQLKWELEDLAFRYLQPQTYLKLVKSLAETRLQREECVNRFITVLEDTLRQEHISAEIAGRPKHLYSIWKKMKRKQLAIDELYDLLAVRVIVDKLTTCYTVLGIVHDRWQYIPKEFDDYIANPKTNGYQSLHTVVLDEQGHRIEVQIRTRDMHEFAELGVAAHWRYKEGSHHSTAVDKNIASLRKLLDDREGDEQLLEGFKTELFYDRVYVLTPAGRLIDLVKGSTPVDFAYAVHTEVGHRCRGAKVNGRIVPLTYQLQTGERVEILTAKEGGPNRQWIEPHLGYLKSPRAISKVKGWIKQQSYDKHLAAGRKIVEKLMQTTGHGQEAIGELLDHFKVSDEERLLVMVGRGEITGTQLQNVFKKPESVRFVSRGKGGKKTKKEILVEGISNVETTLAHCCNPEVGDDIIGFITHHKGITIHTRECENILHLSEQQQTQLVEVSWAGES, from the coding sequence ATGAAAAAAAACAACATAGAACTAGATGATTTGATGGAGCATTTCTCCGCAGCAAACCAGCTTTTGATCCGGCAGGCAATGACATTGGTCGGAGAAGTGGCGCGGCCAAAACTATGCCGGCGTCCGCGAGGGGCTGATGTGGCGTCGATTCTGGCAGGTTTTCATGTCGATGCCGAAACGATCATGGCGGCCGTGCTGTCGGACCCGGTCTTTAACGAGGCGCGACCGGATTTCGATTTTGCCGCCCGCTTCGGGGAAACCGTCGCGGCATTGGTGCATGACGTTAACTGGTTGAACCGGCAAAAGGTGTATTCCACCGAGATGGCGGAGCAGCCCAATCAAGCGGAAATTCTGCGCCGTATGTTGTTCTCGGTGATCAAGGATGTTCGCGCGGTCTTGATCAAACTGGCCTATCGGATACAACGGCTGCGCAATATTGCCGGCGAGGACTATGAAATCCGGCGTTATATCGCCCGGGAAACGCTCGATATCTATGCGCCGATCGCCAATCGGCTGGGCGTCAGTCAACTCAAGTGGGAATTGGAGGACTTGGCTTTCCGCTATTTGCAGCCGCAGACTTATCTGAAACTGGTCAAGTCGTTGGCCGAGACCCGCCTGCAACGGGAAGAATGCGTCAACCGTTTCATCACCGTCTTGGAGGATACTTTGCGGCAAGAGCATATATCGGCCGAGATCGCCGGTAGGCCCAAGCATTTGTACAGTATTTGGAAGAAGATGAAACGCAAACAATTGGCCATCGACGAGCTGTATGATTTGCTGGCGGTGCGTGTCATTGTCGATAAATTAACGACCTGCTATACGGTGTTGGGCATCGTTCACGACCGTTGGCAATACATACCGAAGGAATTCGATGATTATATCGCCAACCCAAAAACCAACGGCTATCAATCCTTGCATACGGTGGTGCTCGACGAACAGGGGCATCGCATCGAGGTGCAGATCCGAACCCGGGACATGCATGAGTTTGCCGAACTGGGGGTGGCGGCGCACTGGCGTTATAAGGAAGGCAGCCATCACAGCACCGCGGTCGATAAAAACATCGCCTCGTTGCGTAAGTTGTTGGACGATCGGGAAGGCGATGAACAATTGCTGGAAGGTTTCAAGACCGAATTGTTTTATGACCGGGTCTATGTGTTGACGCCGGCCGGGCGTTTGATCGATCTGGTCAAGGGTTCGACCCCGGTCGATTTCGCCTATGCCGTGCATACCGAAGTCGGGCATCGTTGCCGCGGCGCCAAGGTCAACGGCCGCATCGTGCCGTTGACTTATCAATTGCAGACCGGTGAACGGGTCGAGATCCTGACGGCCAAGGAAGGAGGGCCTAATCGGCAATGGATCGAACCGCACCTGGGTTATCTCAAAAGTCCGCGCGCGATTTCCAAGGTAAAGGGGTGGATCAAACAGCAGAGCTACGACAAACATTTGGCCGCCGGCCGAAAAATCGTCGAAAAACTAATGCAGACAACCGGGCACGGTCAGGAAGCCATCGGCGAGTTGCTCGATCATTTCAAGGTGAGTGATGAAGAACGGCTATTGGTCATGGTCGGTCGCGGCGAAATTACCGGCACTCAGTTGCAAAATGTCTTCAAAAAACCGGAATCGGTTCGTTTCGTTTCCCGAGGCAAAGGCGGCAAGAAAACCAAGAAAGAGATACTGGTCGAAGGCATCAGTAATGTCGAAACGACCTTGGCGCACTGCTGCAATCCCGAAGTCGGCGACGATATTATCGGTTTTATCACCCATCATAAAGGCATCACCATCCATACCCGGGAGTGTGAAAATATTCTGCATTTGTCCGAGCAACAACAAACGCAACTGGTGGAGGTGAGTTGGGCAGGGGAATCCTGA
- a CDS encoding M14 family zinc carboxypeptidase translates to MTGESILERLPELRRIEALIQRDHNEFLTTEILCHVPYRDESLPVYALTLGNKDQCLPSITYVGGIHGLERIGTLVVLAFLESMLERLHWDLTFTDILQRVRINVLPLINPVGMLNHTRANGNGIDLMRNAPVDSDERTVWLGGGHRISPLLPWYRGNIDEPMQLEARTLCDYVKREVIPSPFSLVLDCHSGFGYHNQIWFPYAKSRIEPIKHLGEVYYLRQLFMQTYPYQNYRFEPQSQHYLTHGDLWDYLYLQTLDHSNIFLPLTLEMGSWRWIRKNPLQMRNSLGFFHPIKPHRINRVLRGHLVLMEFLLHATLSYRQWLIASHTRDMARQALELWYPDAQP, encoded by the coding sequence ATGACCGGCGAATCAATTCTGGAACGGTTACCGGAACTTCGGCGAATCGAAGCCCTCATTCAACGCGATCATAACGAATTCTTAACGACAGAAATTCTCTGCCATGTGCCTTATCGAGATGAATCATTACCGGTTTATGCATTGACTCTGGGCAACAAAGACCAATGCCTGCCTAGCATCACTTATGTCGGCGGCATCCACGGTCTGGAACGCATCGGTACACTGGTGGTGCTGGCATTTCTGGAAAGCATGCTGGAACGACTGCATTGGGATTTGACCTTTACCGACATCCTGCAGCGGGTGCGCATCAATGTCTTGCCGTTGATCAATCCGGTCGGCATGCTCAATCATACCCGCGCCAATGGTAACGGCATCGATCTGATGCGCAACGCTCCGGTCGACAGCGACGAACGAACCGTCTGGTTGGGCGGTGGCCATCGTATTTCGCCATTGCTACCTTGGTATCGTGGCAACATCGATGAACCGATGCAACTGGAAGCCCGGACATTATGCGATTATGTTAAGCGGGAAGTCATCCCTTCGCCGTTCAGCCTGGTGCTGGACTGCCACTCCGGTTTCGGCTATCACAATCAAATCTGGTTTCCCTATGCAAAAAGCCGCATCGAACCGATCAAACACCTTGGCGAAGTGTACTATCTGCGTCAATTGTTCATGCAAACCTATCCCTATCAAAATTACCGCTTCGAACCGCAATCGCAACATTACCTGACCCACGGCGATTTATGGGATTACCTGTATCTGCAAACGCTGGATCACAGCAATATCTTCTTGCCTTTGACATTGGAAATGGGCTCCTGGCGCTGGATTCGCAAGAACCCGCTACAAATGCGCAATTCCTTGGGTTTTTTTCATCCGATCAAGCCGCACCGGATCAACCGTGTATTGCGCGGTCACCTGGTGTTGATGGAGTTTTTACTGCATGCCACCCTGTCCTACCGTCAATGGTTGATCGCCAGCCACACCCGGGACATGGCGCGGCAAGCCCTGGAACTTTGGTATCCCGATGCACAACCCTGA
- a CDS encoding alpha/beta fold hydrolase, with protein MHNPDCFVLIRGMLREARHWGNFTDYFRQRFPNATILSPDLPGNGRFCRQTSPDSIAAMTEALRRQIDDKQPLNLVAISMGGMMALDWMVRYPQEIASAVLINTSARKLSPFYRRLRWQVYPTVLKMLFHSKAARERDILALTSNRYRNDDELLKTWRRWQQQYPVSSVSARKQLTAAAKFQLPAKPGQPILIVASEADRLVDYRCSLELHRLWQTDYRRHPTAGHDLPLDEPLWLAETLEQWFDMLRHR; from the coding sequence ATGCACAACCCTGATTGCTTCGTCCTGATCCGTGGCATGCTGAGGGAAGCCCGGCACTGGGGAAATTTCACGGATTACTTTCGACAGCGGTTTCCCAACGCCACGATCCTAAGCCCGGACCTGCCCGGTAACGGCCGTTTTTGTCGGCAAACCAGTCCGGATTCAATCGCTGCGATGACCGAGGCCTTGCGCCGACAGATCGACGACAAGCAGCCCTTGAACTTGGTCGCGATTTCGATGGGCGGCATGATGGCGCTCGATTGGATGGTCCGCTATCCTCAAGAAATTGCAAGCGCCGTACTGATCAACACCAGCGCCCGTAAGCTATCACCGTTTTATCGCCGCCTGCGCTGGCAAGTCTACCCAACCGTGCTGAAAATGCTGTTTCACAGCAAAGCCGCGCGAGAACGGGATATCCTGGCATTGACCTCCAACCGCTATCGGAACGATGACGAATTGCTGAAAACATGGCGGCGCTGGCAACAACAATACCCGGTTTCGTCGGTTAGCGCCCGCAAACAATTAACGGCCGCGGCCAAATTCCAGCTTCCCGCAAAACCCGGACAACCCATACTTATTGTCGCCAGCGAAGCCGATAGGCTGGTCGATTACCGCTGCAGCTTGGAATTACACCGACTATGGCAAACGGACTATCGCCGACATCCCACAGCCGGCCACGACCTGCCGCTGGACGAACCGCTCTGGCTAGCGGAAACGCTCGAGCAATGGTTTGACATGCTAAGACATCGTTAA